The Arachis ipaensis cultivar K30076 chromosome B10, Araip1.1, whole genome shotgun sequence DNA window NNNNNNNNNNNNNNNNNNNNNNNNNNNNNNNNNNNNNNNNNNNNNNNNNNNNNNNNNNNNNNNNNNNNNNNNNNNNNNNNNNNNNNNNNNNNNNNNNNNNNNNNNNNNNNNNNNNNNNNNNNNNNNNNNNNNNNNNNNNNNNNNNNNNNNNNNNNNNNNNNNNNNNNNNNNNNNNNNNNNNNNNNNNNNNNNNNNNNNNNNNNNNNNNNNNNNNNNNNNNNNNNNNNNNNNNNNNNNNNNNNNNNNNNNNNNNNNNNNNNNNNNNNNNNNNNNNNNNNNNNNNNNNNNNNNNNNNNNNNNNNNNNNNNNNNNNNNNNNNNNNNNNNNNNNNNNNNNNNNNNNNNNNNNNNNNNNNNNNNNNNNNNNNNNNNNNNNNNNNNNNNNNNNNNNNNNNNNNNNNNNNNNNNNNNNNNNNNNNNNNNNNNNNNNNNNNNNNNNNNNNNNNNNNNNNNNNNNNNNNNNNNNNNNNNNNNNNNNNNNNNNNNNNNNNNNNNNNNNNNNNNNNNNNNNNNNNNNNNNNNNNNNNNNNNNNNNNNNNNNNNNNNNNNNNNNNNNNNNNNNNNNNNNNNNNNNNNNNNNNNNNNNNNNNNNNNNNNNNNNNNNNNNNNNNNNNNNNNNNNNNNNNNNNNNNNNNNNNNNNNNNNNNNNNNNNNNNNNNNNNNNNNNNNNNNNNNNNNNNNNNNNNNNNNNNNNNNNNNNNNNNNNNNNNNNNNNNNNNNNNNNNNNNNNNNNNNNNNNNNNNNNNNNNNNNNNNNNNNNNNNNNNNNNNNNNNNNNNNNNNNNNNNNNNNNNNNNNNNNNNNNNNNNNNNNNNNNNNNNNNNNNNNNNNNNNNNNNNNNNNNNNNNNNNNNNNNNNNNNNNNNNNNNNNNNNNNNNNNNNNNNNNNNNNNNNNNNNNNNNNNNNNNNNNNNNNNNNNNNNNNNNNNNNNNNNNNNNNNNNNNNNNNNNNNNNNNNNNNNNNNNNNNNNNNNNNNNNNNNNNNNNNNNNNNNNNNNNNNNNNNNNNNNNNNNNNNNNNNNNNNNNNNNNNNNNNNNNNNNNNNNNNNNNNNNNNNNNNNNNNNNNNNNNNNNNNNNNNNNNNNNNNNNNNNNNNNNNNNNNNNNNNNNNNNNNNNNNNNNNNNNNNNNNNNNNNNNNNNNNNNNNNNNNNNNNNNNNNNNNNNNNNNNNNNNNNNNNNNNNNNNNNNNNNNNNNNNNNNNNNTATTTATatagtaaataaaataaataataaaatataaaaatataaattgtgTCCATATTATCTAtaccaataaataaaatatttaaaagatccAAAGAGAAGTCATACGGTTCTATTATGACATAAGGACAATCATACAACATGCAATAAGTTCAGCTGCTCCATGTATTCAAACATTGGCTTTTTATATCTATCTTTAGTAATGAGAATGGATCAAGATTTAATGATCCTGAGCTTGATGTGCTATGATTGGTGTTCTACTCCAATATCAAAATCTTTGAGCAAACGATAAGAAGAAGCCATTGAATAACTGATAGAAAATGGATGTTCAATTATAAGGAAGATTTTGAACAGTGTAAATAGTATTAAGAGTAGTTAAATTATTTGAGTGAAGTGTGAAGCCATCTAAACcaatttataaaaaaagataGAATGTAAAGTAGCCATAATGAGGGTGTGAAAATACATAATATTGCCACCATAACTTTCATATATGAATTGCTAAAAAGGGCACTTATATCATCAAGTCCATTGAGCATGCTCTCTTTTATAACTTATACAAGTATAATTGAAGATGAGGTCCCGGACGAGACTACTCAAATATATGCCTAATAGTTTTCTTTGAGTAAAAGGTAAGTAAAGAATGGTGAAAATTATATCACAAAACGGGGTGGTGGCGCAGTTGGCTAGCGCGTAGGTCTCATAAACAAtttcaaagaaacaaacaataaaaaagaaaaaaagaaactttGATGCTTGTTGACCGTTTTTGTCCCTACACACCAAACCTTAAacgctcttcttcttcttcttcttcttcttcgttctcTTTCTCTCTGGCTTCGTATATTTCACCATGAAGAACCCCTTTTTCAAAACAACCTTCTTATTCCTCTCAAGTTAAGCCATTCTTGGTGCTGCCAAACACGCCCTTAATTAATTAATGGGTTGCTTCCTTGCTTGTTTTGGTTCCTCCAAATCCAAACGCAGAAAACACACGCACAGTGTTCAAGTAAGCCTAGCCCTAAACTCATTCAGCTTTTCGTTTTCTACGTGTTTGACGAAATGACACTTTGAATTCCATTATTGTTTTGCTTGCTAAGAcagtttcttttctttcttttttgaatataaaatattttattttaatatagcaGCCGAAAATAGCTAAAGTGTAATCATATTTTGTTCTCCATTGTTGAGGATACCCTTTTGAATAATTGAATCACGTTACAAAAAACGATGCAGTTtcttttgtttccttttctttctattttcagatagaaaatttgatttttcaGCAAAACAGAGCTTAAGCCCTGCATCCTTCTTCCCCATAATTGATTATACCCATTTGGTTCATAAATTCAAAATTGGATCCGGAAAAAAAACCCCCAAAATCGGCAACagtgtttcttcttttctttcccttttctaaATTTTCTTTCTCTGTAAAAACTTGATCTTTATTTTTTCCTGGCAGAAACATTGttaagtaattttcttttcttttcttcgtgTGACTTAATTGAGTTTCCGATCTCGTTGCAGCGAAATGCTACAAGCAAGCCTGAGCAACCTAGAGTCTCTCTGGTTCAGGATCATTCCGATTATGGAGTTAGTGATCTcagtgatgaagatgaagaatgtGATGAAATGGTTGAAGAGTTTGAAGAAGATAGGGTGAAAATCGATGTTGATCATGTGGTTACTGAAGGGGTTATGGAGAGTACAATCCAAAATTGTGAAAGTGATTTGAAGCCATTTGGGGTTAATCCCAATGCTAGAGATAGAAGTGCTTATGTTCATCCTGTGTTAAACCCTGTCGAGAATCTCACTCAGTGGAAATCAGTCAAGGCCAAGAGAACAGTATCATCACCATTGAAGCCTCAGAAAGAGAATTATGTTTCTCCCAATCATGAATCTCCAAGGATTGCTATTGCAGCTGCGGAACAAAGTGTTAAGGAAGTTTCTTTCCACTTGAATTCGAAAACTGACTCACCAAAGAAGCTGAGCCAGGAAATTTCAGTTGATGAAAGTGTTAAGGAAGTTTCTTTCCACTTGAATTCGAAAACTGACTCACCAAAGAAGCTGAGCCAGGAAATTTCAGTTGATGAAAGTGTTAAGGAAGTTTCTTTCCACTTGAATTCGAAAACTGACTCACCAAAGAAGCTGAGCCAGGAAATTTCAGTTGATGCTAGCCTCTCAAATTGGTTGGCTACTTCGTCAGAAACGAGCACACCTATGAACAAGGGTAGCTCAGTGTCCTTGAATTCAGTTACAACTCCTGAAAGAAGCACAGTCTCACAAGGTTCAAATTCTGTAATTAGCCATGATGATAGGCCTATTTTAGGTGCATTGACGTTGGAAGAAATCAAGCAATTTTCAGCTACTTCGTCACCAAGGAAGTCACCTAGTAGGAGTCCTGATGAGATGCCTATCATAGGCACTGTTGGGACCTACTGGAATTTTGCCGAAGAAGCCAGCACAGCATCATCCTTCAAAGGGATTCCCAACACAACAAGCAAGTATAGAGAGGTAACGATGAattgaaatgtgaatttttcgCAACAAAGTAGGAACTTTGTGAGCTTGAATTCTGATGTTGGATTTCACTGGCTGTGTGCAGGATAAGAAAGTGAATTGGCACTCAACTCCATTTGAGACAAGGTTAGAGAAAGCTTTGAACAGAGGTGCTGCTACTAAGAGAAATGCATGCACTGGTTTGTGTGGTTTTTGGGGTGTGAATTGTCTAggaattcaatttttttattcttatgaaATGATTCAGTGTGTGATGTTTACTTCTTCAATTTGCAGTTTGGGTAAATAATTAATACAATCATATATCTTATATCTACATTGTGTCTTCAGTTATTTTTCATCCTTTCATGGGAATTATTTAATGCTAAATACTTTATTATAAAAAGAATCTAATTATTACTGAATTAGAAATCAGATATAAGTTTCTCTCTCCTCCAATCTCCATGGTAACACTTAGTTATTTTGTCATTACACCTCACATATCCTAACATTATTCAAGACAAAGTGGTGGTGTAGAAAACCAGATGAGAGAAAAAAATTTACGTGGAAATGACACATTTTAATTAATTACAAACTTATAATTGACTCATGGGGCACAACATTTCTTGAGCCAATGGTTCCTTAGAACTATTATGCATCCATTAATACAAGTGTAGCTGATAAGTGATAGCAAATCTTCTTTCTATTTTCAATCTATGATATCTTCTCGTCAGCATGATCTTGCTTATTGGATCAAGTTGCATAGAAAGATAGCTTGATATTGTTGAAATAGATGTCATATTGAAGATATTTTCTGTGGTTATTTTCAGTGATAACAAGAAATCTTATCAATAATTGTGAAGTTTTTTAACTCAAGATATCATTAAGGTATTAAGGTTCAAGTATGTAATCAATGTGTAAAATTAAATAgatggtaacaaaataaaattaaaaagataaaataataatagaagataaGTGATAATCATATACAGCATAATATATTGCACAGATACCACAAGTACAGAACTAATATTCTTTTTATCTTTTGAGACCACATAACTATAGGTGTTCTCTTAAGAAGGGTGTGTAAATGTGTTTATGAGTTGAGATTTTGAAGAGAAAGGATGGGAAGTGAATGAATTGTTCAGTAAAGTGAAACTCTCAAGCCTTTCCATTCCCTTCCGTTTCCTTCAAAACCAGACTCACAAAGACGCCCGAAAGCAGTATTCTCCAGCAAAAAAAGAACAAGGAAATGGGAAGAAATAGAACATATCCCTGATTTTATCTCCACCATTACCTTAGCATTCTAACCCACATTGTACTAGAACTGGACCTGTTTTCTTGGGCAAGAACACATCAATTCTCACCCAAATCATTGAGAAAACCAATGCTAAAAGTATTGACCAGAGGACAACAATGGTAGGTGTTCTGTTCTGCCTTCCCATTAGACCTTTAAGGAAAGGATATAGATGAATAATGacccaaaaagaaaagaaaagcttcCCAAACAAAGGTCCCCATGAGTTATATCCATTGTTAATGGCATCAGATATTCCGGCCACAATCCCAACCATGTTCAAGATAACAAGACTTCTTGGTGGTATCATAAGAGTTGTCCATTTGAAGAGATAGAGTTGATTGGATACACTGTTGTTATCTGTGGATTTTGCTCTGATTGTGAAGTTAGAGTGTACTCCACCAACTTTGAGGAGACCTTGGAACACGGCAAAGAGGTGCGAGGAGACGCTGCCGATCACCCAGAATTGCTCGTTGCGCCACCAGTCCTGAATGTTTACCCCACTCCACCGGAGCTCTAGCACGCACGTTAAGATCATGGAGGTGAACAGAGCCATTAGCCAAATGCTAGCAACATTTGTTAACTGCATTAAACAAAGCTTAGGTTAGAAGACAGGATTCTTATAGCAATATAGCTGAATTTAATTGGTTTGTATGTAATTAATAAAACTCTTTTGCACTATTAGTTATCATTTATCAACATTCACCTAGCATTggtttctctattttacatcatttGAAAGTAATAGAGAATTAGAGCCTAAAAGAGTTGCCACATTCTAATATATATAACAAAGAACACTATGCAAGTTATTTAAATGTAGTAAGCTAATAACAATGAACTAACCGCGGGGACGATGAATTTTCCAGTCAGAAGACAGACGGCCGGAATCGTGCAGTACACCAAGAGAGGGATGGAAGTGAAAGGATAAACAATAGTATTAGTGTAAGCCAACCTCTGTAGCAATTTTAGTTTACCAGTATAACCATACCACAATGGGCAATAGCCACTAAAGAAAATCTCAGTTGAACCAAGAGCCCATTTCAGAACTTGGTGTAATCTATCAGATAGATTTATAGGAGCAGATCCTTTAAAAGCGTCTCTCTTTGGCATGCAGTACACTGATTTCCACCCTCTACAATGCATGTTAAATCCTGTTAAGATATCTTCTGTCACTGAGCCATAAAGCCACCCAATCTgcaatgcaataaatgaaaaagTGAAAAGATTACTTCATTTCTTATCAATCATAGGGAGAATTTCTATTTTAAGTATTTTCATCTGCTCAACGCAAGAAATAAATACTAAGTAGTTCTTTCTAATTAACTTATATTATTACCTCTTTGCCCCATTCAGTTTTCTCTTCATAACCACAGCTAATAACATGAATTGCTTCCTTAATCAGCAACTGTGTATTGGTCACTTTTGGAAGTCCACCATCTTCCATCAAAACAGAAGCAATCAAAACTGGTGACATTCCATATTGCTTCTCAAAGTTTTTCATTGAAATGAAGGATGTTTCCTCTTTCTCTTCAAACCCTTCAAGTCCTTCATCAATCTCTTCAAGATCAAATGTGGACCCAGAATCATCACCagaacagcagcagcagcagcatgaAGACTGGCTTGTCTTAGGCTTTTTATCAGATGGCGGTATATTGCCATATATTGCCTGCCTATTGAAAACACAACCAGTGCCAACATACACTGGGCCTTGAATCCCATCAAGTCCTTTCATCACGATCTATGATCAATACAATATtcaaggaaaaatgttattgtaGTTGCAATTTGTTATAATCTGTTATAGTACTCTATTATATCTGTCAAGCATAAAAAAGAGtgaaattttttaataactattTCTAATATCAAGATAAAATCCATTAGTTTTTTTCCCCTAATAACACCCTTAGTTTACCCTGCAAAGATATATTAatgtgttctttttgttttttggttGTTACTTTGAAACTGAAAGAGGGAGGACTTTAGAAGAATTTCCTTACATCATAGAACACGGTATTGCGATTAGCATATCAATCATTGTTATCGATGCCATCGAACCTTCTTGGAAATTGGACAAAACAAATCCTCTTTCCAAGCTGAGGATCCATTAAGAAGCACATAGCCTCCCTTATAGTCTTGCTATTATTGATATACTGGTCACAATCCAAGTTCAACACAAAAGGAGCATTGCTAAGAACAGCAGAAACTCGAACCTTTAGAGGAAACACAACAATGCAAGAGTTACAAACAAGTTTCAATATGATAGTATAAACAGGAATTCTGAATTGCAAAGTATAGAGTAAACTATAAATTTAGTCCTTAAAAGATTAAAATGCTGCCAATTAAGCCAAAAATTGGTGGTTTACTCGCACTCTATTCATAAAGTTGTAGCTACTTAATTACCAAAGCATTCATAGCACCAGCTTTCTCGTGGTGTCGATAGCCGGGGCGCTTCTCCCTCGAAACATACACAAGCCGTGGCAGTTGTTTGCCATCCATGTCCAGTGTACCAGCACTTCCCAAACACACCTGCAAAGGCAAGTCCATGTAACTTCTAGTTCTTGATTCGTTGAAATTATTGAGTTTTGAATAAAGTTTATAATTTAAGACTACTTATTGCAGGAGAATTGAAACATTTTTACTTTCTATGAGGAACACTTTTAGAGGAATCATCAAACACAAACCACTTTACTTCAAAACCAATTCTAAAGTTTAGTTCTATGTAGAATTAATTTTACAAAAAACAGAACCAAACACACTTAAATATTGATAGATTTTTACAATCACCAATGAAGAAAAGTGGAAATGAATAAATATCAAACAAGAAACAACAAAGAGAATGAGATTTTCTTCCAAACCTGAATCATCCCTGGATGATCTTCAGTGTTGTTCCCAGGCCAAGGTGTTCCATCTTTCATCACCCAACCCTCTTCTGGTTTCTTCTGAGCCTTTGAAATCAACACATTGATTCTCACCTTAAACTCTTCATACTCTCTCTGCAATCAAAGAATCCATTAGTCCAACATGAGTTCTAAACCAAATTAGAACAAAAAGAAACATTCATGGCTTTCTATATTGTTCTTTCACCTTCATCGCCCTGCGGTCCCTTACAAATGTAGGATGAACCTTGTCTTTCAAGTAATCAACCTTCTGAGAGAAATAGAATTCAGGTGCTCTTGGCTCAATGCTGTACTTATTCACAAAAGGGATCCAAATTCTTGCAAACTCTGAAGTTTCATACAAAGTATCATAGAGAAGCATTGAAGCACTGTAATCCGAGACATAGCAGTTAACCTTTTCTACTGGATAATCAACAGAAAGTACTGATAAGACAGTGTTTGCTGTTATGATTGGTGGTTCTTTAAAAGGGTCTGCAGTTGTCACAAAAACATCAACAGGGGATAGTTTGTTTTGCCTGCCTTCTTGCTCGAAGCGCAAGGACAAGCGCTCGAGGCTGGTTTTGCGTGTGATGGGGAACCATTTTGGTAGCTGATCAACTAGCCAGGACAATGCTAGCCATATTTCACAAATTACTGAGACCAACCAGAGTGGAAATGCATCATGGACTGGATTTAGGATCCGGAAGCGAAAAAAGAATGCCAGCACGACGAGGCGCATGACAATGACTATCCGGTATGGATTGATTAGGCTTGAAGGTACCGGCACTTTTCGCCACAATGGTTGCCTTGCTTCAGCCAAACTGCAGGGTACCAAAATGGCAAGTTTCAATTGTGATGAGATGTTTAAGTCTTAATtgatttctattttcatttcttgTTCTTATTCTAGTTATTCCTGTTATCTATTGTCATATGATTTTATGAAGTAAAAAGCGCGAAATCCTAAAAGCTGAAACCAATTAGATGGCTCTTTAGTTTCTTTTGCTATTATGTTTGGAATCTAAAGAAGGAAAAAGCATTCTCATATATGTTTATGAGTGATTCAATTCATTGATGGAGAATTTGAGAGAATACTTACATGTAATCTTCATCTTCTTGATCATTGCTTATTagtcctttcttttcttttctttctatgtGTTTCTCTGTATTTCTTAAGAAACCAATTTCTACTTCAGAATCCTTACTAGCAACTGCAGAACAATAAAATAACTCAGAAAAGTTTGCAAAAAATTGAAGATCAGAAAGCATCCCAGAAGGGAAAAGAGTAAAATCAATAGAAAAACATGCTTATTGCTTACCACTTCCAGCTAAAGAGAAAGCTTCAACATTGTGCTGCCACTGTTGCTGATTGTAGTCTGTATTTTCCTACAAAGACACAAAAGCCTTGGCCTCATTTTGAATGCTAAATATAAATACTATTCATAATCAAGCTGCTTaaccttttgattttttttttaatcaaactttGGTTCAAGAGATGGTTATAGACTTATAGTGAATTCTAaatcattcatattcattcaatatTAGACTAAAATCTTGAAAATTAATTCTATTTGATAACTAGTACGTCACGAAATCATaccaaaaattcatttttttaaaacatttaaaCTGATAGAAGTACGCACATAAATGGTTTGTCTGAATTTTAaccttctttctctttttatttgtcttatgtttgaaatttttcttttttcggATCAGCACAGATCAACATGGATCAAACTTTAGActtttttatcataaaaattctGATAGCATGTCATGATACTATTTGTCCCgaaagtttaaaaataatttcataACAAAGAGTTGAATTTCTATGCAATCTCACTCTAAATTCAAATTCTCGGATACACACCAAGAatctatgatatttttttttatttatatgacaGCCCTTGCTTAAATATATTAATCAGTATAAAAGTATTTTACAGTGTATAGTGTATAGAAGTNNNNNNNNNNNNNNNNNNNNNNNNNNNNNNNNNNNNNNNNNNNNNNNNNNNNNNNNNNNNNNNNNNNNNNNNNNNNNNNNNNNNNNNNNNNNNNNNNNNNNNNNNNNNNNNNNNNNNNNNNNNNNNNNNNNNNNNNNNNNNNNNNNNNNNNNNNNNNNNNNNNNNNNNNNNNNNNNNNNNNNNNNNNNNNNNNNNNNNNNNNNNNNNNNNNNNNNNNNNNNNNNNNNNNNNNNNNNNNNNNNNNNNNNNNNNNNNNNNNNNNNNNNNNNNNNNNNNNNNNNNNNNNNNNNNNNNNNNNNNNNNNNNNNNNNNNNNNNNNNNNNNNNNNNNNNNNNNNNNNNNNNNNNNNNNNNNNNNNNNNNNNNNNNNNNNNNNNNNNNNNNNNNNNNNNNNNNNNNNNNNNNNNNNNNNNNNNNNNNNNNNNNNNNNNNNNNNNNNNNNNNNNNNNNNNNNNNNNNNNNNNNNNNNNNNNNNNNNNNNNNNNNNNNNNNNNNNNNNNNNNNNNNNNNNNNNNNNNNNNNNNNNNNNNNNNNNNNNNNNNNNNNNNNNNNNNNNNNNNNNNNNNNNNNNNNNNNNNNNNNNNNNNNNNNNNNNNNNNNNNNNNNNNNNNNNNNNNNNNNNNNNNNNNNNNNNNNNNNNNNNNNNNNNNNNNNNNNNNNNNNNNNNNNNNNNNNNNNNNNNNNNNNNNNNNNNNNNNNNNNNNNNNNNNNNNNNNNNNNNNNNNNNNNNNNNNNNNNNNNNNNNNNNNNNNNNNNNNNNNNNNNNNNNNNNNNNNNNNNNNNNNNNNNNNNNNNNNNNNNNNNNNNNNNNNNNNNNNNNNNNNNNNNNNNNNNNNNNNNNNNNNNNNNNNNNNNNNNNNNNNNNNNNNNNNNNNNNNNNNNNNNNNNNNNNNNNNNNNNNNNNNNNNNNNNNNNNNNNNNNNNNNNNNNNNNNNNNNNNNNNNNNNNNNNNNNNNNNNNNNNNNNNNNNNNNNNNNNNNNNNNNNNNNNNNNNNNNNNNNNNNNNNNNNNNNNNNNNNNNNNNNNNNNNNNNNNNNNNNNNNNNNNNNNNNNNNNNNNNNNNNNNNNNNNNNNNNNNNNNNNNNNNNNNNNNNNNNNNNNNNNNNNNNNNNNNNNNNNNNNNNNNNNNNNNNNNNNNNNNNNNNNNNNNNNNNNNNNNNNNNNNNNNNNNNNNNNNNNNNNNNNNNNNNNNNNNNNNNNNNNNNNNNNNNNNNNNNNNNNNNNNNNNNNNNNNNNNNNNNNNNNNNNNNNNNNNNNNNNNNNNNNNNNNNNNNNNNNNNNNNNNNNNNNNNNNNNNNNNNNNNNNNNNNNNNNNNNNNNNNNNNNNNNNNNNNNNNNNNNNNNNNNNNNNNNNNNNNNNNNNNNNNNNNNNNNNNNNNNNNNNNNNNNNNNNNNNNNNNNNNNNNNNNNNNNNNNNNNNNNNNNNNNNNNNNNNNNNNNNNNNNNNNNNNNNNNNNNNNNNNNNNNNNNNNNNNNNNNNNNNNNNNNNNNNNNNNNNNNNNNNNNNNNNNNNNNNNNNNNNNNNNNNNNNNNNNNNNNNNNNNNNNNNNNNNNNNNNNNNNNNNNNNNNNNNNNNNNNNNNNNNNNNNNNNNNNNNNNNNNNNNNNNNNNNNNNNNNNNNNNNNNNNNNNNNNNNNNNNNNNNNNNNNNNNNNNNNNNNNNNNNNNNNNNNNNNNNNNNNNNNNNNNNNNNNNNNNNNNNNNNNNNNNNNNNNNNNNNNNNNNNNNNNNNNNNNNNNNNNNNNNNNNNNNNNNNNNNNNNNNNNNNNNNNNNNNNNNNNNNNNNNNNNNNNNNNNNNNNNNNNNNNNNNNNNNNNNNNNNNNNNNNNNNNNNNNNNNNNNNNNNNNNNNNNNNNNNNNNNNNNNNNNNNNNNNNNNNNNNNNNNNNNNNNNNNNNNNNNNNNNNNNNNNNNNNNNNNNNNNNNNNNNNNNNNNNNNNNNNNNNNNNNNNNNNNNNNNNNNNNNNNNNNNNNNNNNNNNNNNNNNNNNNNNNNNNNNNNNNNNNNNNNNNNNNNNNNNNNNNNNNNNNNNNNNNNNNNNNNNNNNNNNNNNNNNNNNNNNNNNNNNNNNNNNNNNNNNNNNNNNNNNNNNNNNNNNNNNNNNNNNNNNNNNNNNNNNNNNNNNNNNNNNNNNNNNNNNNNNNNNNNNNNNNNNNNNNNNNNNNNNNNNNNNNNNNNNNNNNNNNNNNNNNNNNNNNNNNNNNNNNNNNNNNNNNNNNNNNNNNNNNNNNNNNNNNNNNNNNNNNNNNNNNNNNNNNNNNNNNNNNNNNNNNNNNNNNNNNNNNNNNNNNNNNNNNNNNNNNNNNNNNNNNNNNNNNNNNNNNNNNNNNNNNNNNNNNNNNNNNNNNNNNNNNNNNNNNNNNNNNNNNNNNNNNNNNNNNNNNNNNNNNNNNNNNNNNNNNNNNNNNNNNNNNNNNNNNNNNNNNNNNNNNNNNNNNNNNNNNNNNNNNNNNNNNNNNNNNNNNNNNNNNNNNNNNNNNNNNNNNNNNNNNNNNNNNNNNNNNNNNNNNNNNNNNNNNNNNNNNNNNNNNNNNNNNNNNNNNNNNNNNNNNNNNNNNNNNNNNNNNNNNNNNNNNNNNNNNNNNNNNNNNNNNNNNNNNNNNNNNNNNNNNNNNNNNNNNNNNNNNNNNNNNNNNNNNNNNNNNNNNNNNNNNNNNNNNNNNNNNNNNNNNNNNNNNNNNNNNNNNNNNNNNNNNNNNNNNNNNNNNNNNNNNNNNNNNNNNNNNNNNNNNNNNNNNNNNNNNNNNNNNNNNNNNNNNNNNNNNNNNNNNNNNNNNNNNNNNNNNNNNNNNNNNNNNNNNNNNNNNNNNNNNNNNNNNNNNNNNNNNNNNNNNNNNNNNNNNNNNNNNNNNNNNNNNNNNNNNNNNNNNNNNNNNNNNNNNNNNNNNNNNNNNNNNNNNNNNNNNNNNNNNNNNNNNNNNNNNNNNNNNNNNNNNNNNNNNNNNNNNNNNNNNNNNNNNNNNNNNNNNNNNNNNNNNNNNNNNNNNNNNNNNNNNNNNNNNNNNNNNNNNNNNNNNNNNNNNNNNNNNNNNNNNNNNNNNNNNNNNNNNNNNNNNNNNNNNNNNNNNNNNNNNNNNNNNNNNNNNNNNNNNNNNNNNNNNNNNNNNNNNNNNNNNNNNNNNNNNNNNNNNNNNNNTATATCATAACATCATAATTTCATATTAAATGATTGTATTGATTTCTTGTGCCCACCTTTTTTTAACTATAGAACTCTTTTTCCGAGAAAAGGAAAATTGGCTATAGAATATATGTAATAATGTAATCATGCTGGATTGTTGATAGATTTAATTTATACAGCTTAAAAGAAATAAACATTATTACTGCCCAAAAAAGTTGAAACCTGTAAGTTGAGTAGacacatttttttaattatcagtaatattaaaaagacaaaaaaaaaacagtttaaatttattttatttaattttattaattttaatgataattaataaatattaaataagatNNNNNNNNNNNNNNNNNNNNNNNNNNNNNNNNNNNNNNNNNNNNNNNNNNNNNNNNNNNNNNNNNNNNNNNNNNNNNNNNNNNNNNNNNNNNN harbors:
- the LOC107624165 gene encoding uncharacterized protein LOC107624165 isoform X3; amino-acid sequence: MGCFLACFGSSKSKRRKHTHSVQRNATSKPEQPRVSLVQDHSDYGVSDLSDEDEECDEMVEEFEEDRVKIDVDHVVTEGVMESTIQNCESDLKPFGVNPNARDRSAYVHPVLNPVENLTQWKSVKAKRTVSSPLKPQKENYVSPNHESPRIAIAAAEQSVKEVSFHLNSKTDSPKKLSQEISVDESVKEVSFHLNSKTDSPKKLSQEISVDASLSNWLATSSETSTPMNKGSSVSLNSVTTPERSTVSQGSNSVISHDDRPILGALTLEEIKQFSATSSPRKSPSRSPDEMPIIGTVGTYWNFAEEASTASSFKGIPNTTSKYREDKKVNWHSTPFETRLEKALNRGAATKRNACTGLCGFWGVNCLGIQFFYSYEMIQCVMFTSSICSLGK
- the LOC107624165 gene encoding uncharacterized protein LOC107624165 isoform X1, which codes for MGCFLACFGSSKSKRRKHTHSVQRNATSKPEQPRVSLVQDHSDYGVSDLSDEDEECDEMVEEFEEDRVKIDVDHVVTEGVMESTIQNCESDLKPFGVNPNARDRSAYVHPVLNPVENLTQWKSVKAKRTVSSPLKPQKENYVSPNHESPRIAIAAAEQSVKEVSFHLNSKTDSPKKLSQEISVDESVKEVSFHLNSKTDSPKKLSQEISVDESVKEVSFHLNSKTDSPKKLSQEISVDASLSNWLATSSETSTPMNKGSSVSLNSVTTPERSTVSQGSNSVISHDDRPILGALTLEEIKQFSATSSPRKSPSRSPDEMPIIGTVGTYWNFAEEASTASSFKGIPNTTSKYREDKKVNWHSTPFETRLEKALNRGAATKRNACTGLCGFWGVNCLGIQFFYSYEMIQCVMFTSSICSLGK
- the LOC107624165 gene encoding uncharacterized protein LOC107624165 isoform X2 — translated: MGCFLACFGSSKSKRRKHTHSVQRNATSKPEQPRVSLVQDHSDYGVSDLSDEDEECDEMVEEFEEDRVKIDVDHVVTEGVMESTIQNCESDLKPFGVNPNARDRSAYVHPVLNPVENLTQWKSVKAKRTVSSPLKPQKENYVSPNHESPRIAIAAAEQSVKEVSFHLNSKTDSPKKLSQEISVDESVKEVSFHLNSKTDSPKKLSQEISVDASLSNWLATSSETSTPMNKGSSVSLNSVTTPERSTVSQGSNSVISHDDRPILGALTLEEIKQFSATSSPRKSPSRSPDEMPIIGTVGTYWNFAEEASTASSFKGIPNTTSKYREDKKVNWHSTPFETRLEKALNRGAATKRNACTGLCGFWGVNCLGIQFFYSYEMIQCVMFTSSICSLGK
- the LOC107624165 gene encoding protein JASON isoform X4; the encoded protein is MVEEFEEDRVKIDVDHVVTEGVMESTIQNCESDLKPFGVNPNARDRSAYVHPVLNPVENLTQWKSVKAKRTVSSPLKPQKENYVSPNHESPRIAIAAAEQSVKEVSFHLNSKTDSPKKLSQEISVDESVKEVSFHLNSKTDSPKKLSQEISVDESVKEVSFHLNSKTDSPKKLSQEISVDASLSNWLATSSETSTPMNKGSSVSLNSVTTPERSTVSQGSNSVISHDDRPILGALTLEEIKQFSATSSPRKSPSRSPDEMPIIGTVGTYWNFAEEASTASSFKGIPNTTSKYREDKKVNWHSTPFETRLEKALNRGAATKRNACTGLCGFWGVNCLGIQFFYSYEMIQCVMFTSSICSLGK